From a region of the Triticum aestivum cultivar Chinese Spring chromosome 7D, IWGSC CS RefSeq v2.1, whole genome shotgun sequence genome:
- the LOC123169087 gene encoding uncharacterized protein, which translates to MGKEALDYVLVPLGLVLMLGYHGWLLLRIQRRPATTVIGVNAINRRIWVRHIMEEPSGKHAVLAVQTIRNNIMASTLLASTAITLSSLIAVLMSGGGGGGPGAGGGGLLPDAPLVVGATGEAALSAKFFAILVCFLVAFLLNVQSIRYYSHTSTLVNVPIRAHRLRRPGLAVDYVTGTLNRGSYFWSLGVRAFYFSCPVFLWLFGPIPMFAACVVMVCVLYFLDVCEDWEEEEGVSGGDETSERGKDVGDTQV; encoded by the exons atggGGAAGGAGGCGCTGGACTACGTGCTGGTGCCTCTGGGGCTGGTGCTGATGCTGGGATACCACGGGTGGCTTCTCCTCCGTATCCAGCGTCGCCCGGCGACCACCGTCATCGGtgtcaacgccatcaaccgccgcaTCTGGGTCCGCCACATCATGGAG GAGCCGTCCGGGAAGCACGCGGTGCTGGCGGTGCAGACGATCCGGAACAACATCATGGCGTCGACGCTGCTGGCGTCCACGGCCATCACACTCAGCTCGCTCATCGCCGTGctcatgtccggcggcggcgggggagggccAGGAGCTGGCGGCGGGGGCCTCCTCCCGGACGCGCCGCTGGTGGTGGGCGCCACGGGGGAGGCGGCTCTGTCGGCCAAGTTCTTCGCCATCCTCGTCTGCTTCCTGGTGGCCTTCCTCCTCAACGTGCAGTCGATCCGGTACTACAGCCACACCAGCACCCTGGTGAACGTCCCGATCCGAGcacaccgcctccgccgcccgggCCTTGCCGTGGACTACGTCACCGGCACGCTCAATCGCGGCAGCTACTTCTGGTCGCTTGGCGTCCGGGCATTCTACTTCTCCTGCCCGGTCTTCCTCTGGCTCTTCGGGCCCATCCCCATGTTCGCCGCCTGCGTCGTCATGGTCTGCGTGCTCTATTTCCTCGACGTGTGCGAGGactgggaggaagaagagggcgtgagTGGTGGTGATGAGACGTCGGAACGAGGGAAGGATGTAGGAGACACGCAAGTTTAG
- the LOC123171109 gene encoding ABC transporter B family member 14 → MPSIQENDFPVESCTPDSAVDKKNTSPPAPSTPEKVAMDEPFPFFGLLCYADALDWMFMVLGTMGSLVHGMAPSMSYYILGKTVDAFGNNINDLNAMVHEFSKLVPYMWFLALITLPAGIIEIACWMYTSQRQMTRMQMAYLTSLLSQDIGAFDTDLTTATIMAGATNHMSTIKEAIGEKMGHFMSNFSTFLVAVIIAFVCCWEVGMMAFLVVPMLLVVGATYAKMMVGMSATRIALVSEVTSVVEQTISHIKTVFSFVGENSAMKSFIECMDKQYKLGKKEAITKGLGLGMLQIATFCSYSLTIYIGALAVTRRSAKGGETIAAVINILSAAIYLSNAAPDLQTFSQAKAAGKEVFKVIKRKPAINYESNGRILEKVTGHIEIREVDFTYPSRKDKLILQGFTLVIPAGKVVALVGSSGCGKSTVISLVQRFYDPISGGITVDGQNIKELDLKSLRRNIGSVSQEPALFSGTIMDNLRIGKLDATDEEIIEAAKTANVHSFISKLPDQYSTEVGERGVQLSGGQKQRIAIARAILKDPPILLLDEATSALDSESEKLVQDALDRAMKGRTVILIAHRMSTIINADKIVIVENGRVAQHGTHEELLERSTFYSSVCSMQSLEKKSSKSEDRFTDQVEEEQDSATYKEQSFAAYEQEKKPEPTSKQSKQSIRKRTSAFNRIFLGTFKLVPGKVLVGSTAAAISGISRPLFAFYIMTVGIAYFDADANKKVSKYSIILFLIGMLTFFSNIFQHYIYGLVGERAMNNLREALFSVVLRSEIGWFEEPKNSVGFLTSRVVSDTSMVKTIISDRMAVMVQCISSIIIATALSIAVNWRMGLVAWAMMPCHFIAGLVQVRSAKGFATDNSKSHRKLISLTSEAVSNIRTVASFVQEEEILRKADLALQEPMRISRIESIKYGVVQGISLCLWHMTHAIALSYTIVLLDRKLATFENCVRSYQAFAMTIPSITELWSLIPMVMSAIAILDPALDILDRETQIVPDEPKLNCEDRIVGNVEFEDVSFSYPSRPEVIILDGFSLAIESGQRVALVGPSGSGKSTVLALLLRFYNPCSGRVLIDGKDIRGYNLKSLRKQIGLVQQEPILFNLSIRQNISYGNEGASETEIVEAAMEANIHDFISSLSKGYDTVVGDKGGQLSGGQKQRIAVARTILKKPVILLLDEATSALDGESERVVMNTLGAKGWKNKGELSSKITSITIAHRLSTVTNADVIVVMDKGEVVETGSHATLVSASNGVYSRLYNMQIKAGKD, encoded by the exons GCCGTTCCCGTTCTTTGGCTTGCTTTGCTACGCTGATGCACTAGATTGGATGTTCATGGTGTTGGGGACCATGGGCTCCCTTGTGCATGGCATGGCGCCTTCGATGTCCTATTACATACTCGGGAAAACTGTTGATGCGTTCGGGAACAACATAAACGATCTGAACGCCATGGTCCATGAATTTTCTAAG TTAGTTCCATATATGTGGTTCTTGGCACTTATCACACTCCCTGCTGGAATAATTG AAATCGCATGCTGGATGTATACAAGTCAAAGACAAATGACACGCATGCAGATGGCATATCTGACATCACTGCTCAGTCAAGATATCGGAGCTTTTGACACTGACTTGACCACCGCGACTATCATGGCTGGAGCAACCAACCACATGAGTACCATAAAAGAGGCAATTGGAGAGAAG ATGGGTCACTTTATGTCCAACTTCTCCACATTCTTAGTTGCTGTCATTATTGCCTTTGTGTGTTGCTGGGAGGTGGGTATGATGGCATTCTTGGTAGTTCCGATGCTCCTCGTGGTTGGAGCAACATATGCGAAAATGATGGTTGGCATGTCGGCGACAAGGATAGCTTTGGTCTCTGAAGTAACCTCAGTTGTAGAACAG ACTATTTCACATATCAAGACCGTCTTCTCATTTGTTGGAGAAAACTCGGCGATGAAATCCTTCATCGAATGCATGgacaagcaatacaagctaggcaagAAAGAGGCAATTACAAAAGGACTAGGTTTGGGAATGTTACAGATTGCAACCTTCTGTTCATACTCATTGACCATCTATATTGGAGCATTGGCAGTAACTAGAAGATCTGCAAAAGGGGGTGAAACGATTGCTGCAGTCATTAATATCCTCTCCGCTGCAAT ATATCTCTCAAACGCTGCGCCGGATCTTCAGACCTTCAGCCAAGCAAAAGCTGCTGGTAAAGAAGTATTTAAGGTTATCAAAAGAAAACCAGCGATAAATTATGAATCAAACGGAAGAATCTTAGAAAAGGTCACCGGACATATTGAAATAAGAGAGGTGGATTTCACATATCCGTCCCGTAAAGACAAGCTGATTCTTCAAGGTTTCACACTAGTTATACCAGCAGGCAAAGTGGTGGCTCTTGTGGGGAGCAGTGGATGTGGGAAGAGCACTGTGATTTCTCTGGTTCAAAGATTCTATGATCCTATATCAG GTGGCATTACTGTTGACGGTCAAAACATTAAGGAACTTGACCTGAAGTCCCTGAGGAGAAATATAGGCTCAGTCTCTCAAGAACCAGCACTATTTTCTGGTACTATCATGGATAACTTGAGAATTGGAAAACTGGATGCAACTGATGAAGAGATAATTGAAGCAGCAAAAACAGCTAATGTGCACTCTTTCATATCCAAACTTCCAGATCAATACTCGACTGAG GTAGGAGAAAGAGGTGTGCAACTATCAGGAGGTCAGAAACAGAGAATAGCTATTGCAAGGGCTATACTAAAAGATCCCCCCATTCTTCTTCTTGATGAAGCCACAAGTGCACTTGATTCAGAATCAGAGAAGCTAGTTCAGGATGCTCTTGACAGAGCTATGAAAGGGAGGACTGTTATCTTGATTGCCCACagaatgtcaacaataataaatgcAGACAAGATTGTTATTGTGGAGAATGGGAGAGTAGCTCAACACGGAACACATGAAGAATTGTTGGAGAGAAGTACATTCTACTCGAGTGTATGCAGTATGCAAAGTCTAGAAAAGAAATCCAGCAAGAGTGAAGACAG ATTTACTGATCAGGTCGAAGAAGAACAAGACAGTGCAACGTATAAAGAACAATCTTTTGCTGCATATGAACAAGAGAAGAAACCAGAACCGACCTCAAAGCAATCGAAGCAAAGTATCAGAAAGAGAACGTCTGCTTTCAACAGGATATTCCTCGGAACTTTTAAACTGGTGCCAGGAAAGGTTCTGGTGGGCTCCACAGCAGCAGCAATCTCTGGGATCTCAAGGCCtctatttgctttctatatcatGACAGTTGGCATAGCATACTTCGATGCAGATGCAAATAAAAAAGTCAGCAAGTACTCAATTATTTTGTTCCTGATAGGGATGTTAACATTTTTCAGTAACATCTTCCAGCACTATATCTACGGCCTGGTCGGTGAAAGGGCAATGAATAACCTAAGGGAGGCCCTGTTTTCAG TTGTTCTTCGAAGTGAAATAGGTTGGTTCGAGGAACCAAAAAACAGTGTTGGCTTCCTGACCTCACGTGTTGTCAGTGACACCTCCATGGTAAAAACGATTATATCTGATCGAATGGCTGTCATGGTTCAATGCATCTCTTCAATTATTATAGCAACAGCGTTAAGCATAGCAGTGAACTGGAGGATGGGTCTAGTTGCATGGGCTATGATGCCATGTCACTTCATCGCTGGCCTTGTACAGGTCAGGTCAGCAAAAGGTTTTGCCACTGACAACTCTAAGTCTCACCGGAAGCTCATCTCACTCACTTCAGAGGCTGTTAGCAACATCCGCACTGTGGCCTCTTTTGTTCAGGAAGAAGAAATACTCAGGAAAGCAGATTTGGCATTGCAAGAACCGATGCGGATAAGCAGGATTGAGAGTATCAAGTATGGTGTGGTACAGGGGATTTCCCTCTGCTTGTGGCATATGACACATGCTATTGCATTGAGTTATACCATTGTGCTACTTGACAGGAAACTAGCAACATTTGAAAACTGTGTACGATCATACCAAGCATTTGCAATGACAATACCTTCCATCACAGAGCTATGGTCCTTGATCCCTATGGTCATGTCCGCCATTGCGATATTGGATCCTGCACTAGACATTCTCGACAGAGAAACACAGATTGTGCCGGATGAACCAAAATTGAACTGTGAGGACAGAATTGTAGGTAATGTTGAGTTCGAAGATGTCAGTTTCAGCTATCCCTCGAGACCAGAAGTGATCATACTAGATGGATTCAGTCTAGCTATCGAATCAGGTCAAAGGGTCGCATTGGTTGGGCCAAGTGGTTCGGGAAAATCCACAGTGTTGGCTCTGCTGCTAAGATTCTACAATCCTTGCAGCGGCCGAGTACTTATAGACGGGAAGGACATCAGAGGCTACAACCTCAAGAGCCTGAGAAAGCAGATAGGACTGGTGCAGCAAGAGCCAATCTTGTTCAACCTGTCTATAAGACAGAATATCAGCTATGGAAATGAAGGCGCATCAGAAACAGAAATAGTGGAGGCCGCAATGGAGGCAAACATCCATGACTTCATAAGCAGCCTGTCAAAAGGGTATGATACCGTGGTCGGGGACAAAGGAGGCCAACTTTCCGGAGGACAAAAGCAGAGGATAGCTGTGGCAAGAACTATACTGAAGAAGCCCGTCATACTGCTACTAGATGAGGCGACAAGTGCTCTAGATGGTGAATCTGAGAGGGTGGTAATGAACACCCTCGGTGCAAAAGGGTGGAAAAACAAGGGTGAGCTCTCAAGCAAGATCACAAGTATCACGATTGCCCACAGGCTGTCCACAGTCACAAACGCAGATGTAATTGTCGTGATGGACAAAGGTGAGGTGGTAGAGACGGGTAGCCACGCAACATTAGTCTCAGCAAGCAATGGTGTTTACTCGAGACTGTACAATATGCAAATCAAAGCAGGGAAAGACTGA